From the genome of Spinacia oleracea cultivar Varoflay chromosome 2, BTI_SOV_V1, whole genome shotgun sequence, one region includes:
- the LOC130467823 gene encoding uncharacterized protein, with translation MAVPPAQIRIPFQPLLRQVVECLHFPKPMYDMLDIDKNNVCVAVRPGTSAIAYVYIGGEAPTLEESCERAAEKAVRSLIKKYDVVVEDFTSASNRALERCARLYRLKRVELEGIESGHPQVLPPEHHCMDIRVSVKHVRLDYIGVLRTVVAQTQVLLAPIEHLQFGPHTWVCWLTFTSPHKSNAMESVVGDYTETLEDAKQSVAKKAIYCLMRLYAFELVDANYGSGKYAAVVYSLEQESCSTVRERMSGVKETIQPSALVIEQDCLTPRGCPFQIPSMITAPLPPKKRMSRPSFVRPSVPGSTSATPVFFVPPELDTVFKRRKTV, from the coding sequence ATGGCAGTGCCGCCCGCACAAATCCGTATTCCTTTTCAGCCTCTTTTGAGGCAGGTTGTAGAGTGCTTGCACTTTCCAAAGCCAATGTACGATATGTTAGATATAGATAAAAATAATGTTTGCGTGGCGGTGAGGCCGGGAACGAGTGCAATTGCTTATGTGTACATTGGCGGAGAAGCTCCTACACTGGAGGAGTCTTGCGAGAGAGCTGCTGAGAAGGCTGTCCGTAgccttataaaaaaatatgatgTTGTTGTTGAGGATTTTACTTCTGCTAGCAATAGGGCCCTTGAAAGATGTGCGAGGTTGTATCGTCTCAAGAGAGTTGAGTTAGAGGGTATTGAAAGCGGACATCCACAGGTCCTGCCTCCAGAACATCATTGTATGGACATTCGAGTTTCTGTGAAACACGTGCGTCTGGATTATATAGGAGTATTGCGCACCGTGGTTGCCCAGACTCAAGTCTTGCTTGCTCCTATTGAGCATCTCCAGTTTGGGCCTCACACTTGGGTTTGTTGGTTGACATTCACAAGTCCGCACAAGAGTAATGCTATGGAGTCTGTTGTTGGGGATTATACAGAGACTCTTGAGGATGCTAAGCAAAGTGTAGCAAAGAAGGCCATCTATTGCTTGATGCGCCTCTATGCTTTTGAACTTGTAGACGCGAACTATGGGTCTGGGAAATACGCTGCTGTTGTGTATTCTCTTGAACAAGAAAGTTGCTCGACTGTGAGGGAGCGCATGTCCGGGGTTAAAGAAACTATTCAGCCTAGCGCCCTTGTGATTGAGCAAGACTGCTTGACTCCCCGTGGTTGTCCATTTCAGATACCCTCTATGATTACTGCTCCTCTCCCCCCCAAAAAGCGCATGTCCAGACCCTCTTTTGTCAGGCCATCTGTTCCTGGTTCTACTTCTGCAACCCCGGTCTTCTTTGTTCCACCTGAACTTGACACTGTGTTCAAACGCCGGAAGACTGTTTAA
- the LOC130467821 gene encoding uncharacterized protein, translating to MNVMQRNPYARFFRSLQEMEVHEDTQILLNKNTVLNQNVYNAPTSDEVAVIWSESTSSSTSRSPHILVSGKSNSSHRIMHYYGCYDALQYPLLFPFGDCGWHQGLKKMSTGGQQQLATHQDPVLSCAVHTVEDFLAQEDNLAHQGREGSAKHISCREYYAYKLQIRPCNMLLRAGRCFQQYIVDMYVKIENTRLDFFRKNQQTIRADLYQGILDTVESGENSAANVGHRVVLPPSFLGGPRDMKKRYLNAMSLVKKYGKPDLFLTMTCNPNWPEIKQELAVGEEAQNRPDLVSRIFRAKLIALKHHIMKKKIFGEVAAMIYVVEFQKRGLPHAHFLVILKPNSKIRSPADFDKFVSAEIPPLANPHLRKIVLQHMMHGPCGQLNPDCACMKRKGNEGHCKYGYPKNFAAETTNSSDGYPLYKRIDTGESVCIRRVNMDNRSVIPYNPYLSSLFDCHLNVEVCSTIMAVKYLYKYVYKGHDRISFNVQDGSTAIVDEIQQYQAGRWVSPCEAAWRIFGFDLFEMFPSVLPLQIHLPNLQTIQVMPHENLDEIILNDKRSRTQLTEFFRMNAATPDGTGYTYAEFPEHYKWEGKEWKKRSNKTVVVGRLTFVAPAEGERYFLRLLLMHVDSPRSFDHLRTVDGYKCATFQETALRLKLLEEDNAVDLCLAEACEVQMPTAFRQLFSTVLIFCQPSDPNALWLKYYDALSEDYRHQYPSSDSRSRELTVRSVEQSLEAMGKSFRDFGLQHLNDFQDEEFRRTKDIIDALDAPIPRDCIDARNTLNQAQQEAFDSIIDHVLKGKPGAFFIDGPGGTGKTFLYNALYAEVRLMNKIVLPTATSGIAASNIPSGRTAHSRFKIPIDSDASLACDVPKQGSLACLLKETSLIIWDEASMARKENVESLDMLLRDLCDENTLFGGKLVVFGGDFRQVLPVLPRKTQREAVAASLVSSVLWPRFIRFNLTENVRAREDPYFSAFLLSLGNGELQTGENDLVQLPMQIVHPSEVASDPIAELTAIAFPEVDVCRSTPGNFTTTAILTPLNEDVDDINATLIDKFPGESVMYRSFDTVLDDNSAIYPPEFIHTLCPGGMSPYKLVLKKNCPVLLLRNILPSSGLCNGTRMICKNFYPNLIECMITTGQHSGSHVFIPRIRLRPSASSNYPFQFQRKQFPIKLSFAMTINKSQGQTLSQVSIYLPQPCFSHGQLYVALSRARKACNVKVVSKQSPGHQPEHHVRNVISYDVLRLAGII from the exons ATGAATGTCATGCAAAGAAACCCATATGCTAGATTTTTTAGATCCTTACAAGAAATGGAGGTCCATGAAGATACCCAGATTTTACTTAACAAAAACACTGTGCTAAATCAGAATGTCTATAACGCTCCTACATCCGATGAAGTTGCAGTCATTTGGTCTGAAAGCACATCTTCCAGTACAAGTAGAAGTCCACATATATTGGTTTCCGGAAAATCAAACAGTTCCCATAGAATAATGCATTATTATGGTTGTTATGATGCACTTCAGTATCCGCTCTTATTTCCATTTGGAGATTGTGGATGGCATCAAGGGCTTAAAAAGATGTCAACGGGTGGGCAACAACAGCTTGCCACTCATCAGGATCCTGTCTTATCGTGTGCTGTCCACACTGTTGAAGACTTCTTGGCTCAAGAAGATAACC TTGCTCATCAAGGTCGGGAAGGATCAGCTAAGCATATCTCTTGCAGAGAGTATTATGCTTATAAGCTTCAGATACGCCCTTGTAACATGCTGCTAAGGGCAGGGAGGTGCTTCCAACAGTACATTGTTGACATGTACGTGAAGATTGAAAACACTCGCTTGGACTTTTTCCGAAAGAACCAGCAAACTATCAGGGCAGATTTGTACCAAGGTATACTCGACACTGTCGAGAGCGGTGAAAACAGTGCAGCTAATGTGGGGCATCGAGTTGTGTTACCACCAAGTTTTCTGGGGGGGCCTAGGGATATGAAAAAGAGGTATTTGAATGCGATGTCCTTAGTTAAGAAGTATGGGAAGCCTGATTTGTTCCTTACAATGACGTGCAATCCTAATTGGCCAGAGATTAAACAAGAGTTGGCTGTCGGAGAGGAGGCACAAAACCGGCCAGATTTAGTTTCAAGGATTTTCCGTGCTAAACTGATAGCGCTAAAACACCATatcatgaaaaaaaaaatatttggtGAAGTTGCTGCTATGATATATGTTGTTGAGTTCCAGAAACGGGGGTTGCCGCACGCTCATTTCCTTGTTATCCTTAAACCCAATTCTAAGATTAGAAGCCCTGCTGACTTTGATAAGTTTGTTTCTGCTGAGATCCCTCCTCTTGCCAACCCTCACTTGAGGAAGATTGTTCTTCAACACATGATGCATGGCCCATGTGGACAACTGAACCCTGATTGTGCGTGCATGAAACGGAAAGGTAATGAGGGGCACTGCAAGTATGGATATCCGAAAAATTTTGCTGCCGAGACAACTAACAGCAGCGATGGATACCCACTTTATAAAAGGATAGATACTGGAGAAAGTGTTTGTATTCGCAGGGTTAATATGGATAACAGGTCAGTTATTCCGTATAACCCGTACCTATCATCACTTTTTGATTGCCACTTAAACGTTGAGGTTTGTTCGACCATAATGGCAGTCAAATACCTGTACAAATATGTGTACAAGGGCCATGACAGGATCTCATTCAACGTGCAGGATGGTAGCACTGCTATTGTTGATGAGATACAACAGTACCAGGCTGGGAGGTGGGTTTCCCCGTGTGAGGCAGCATGGAGAATTTTCGGGTTCGATCTGTTTGAGATGTTTCCATCGGTGTTGCCTCTGCAAATACATCTGCCTAACTTGCAGACAATCCAGGTAATGCCTCATGAGAATTTAGACGAGATCATTTTAAATGATAAAAGATCTCGAACTCAACTTACAGAATTCTTTAGGATGAATGCTGCCACACCTGATGGAACGGGCTATACATATGCAGAATTTCCAGAGCATTATAAGTGGGAGGGTAAAGAATGGAAAAAAAGAAGCAACAAGACCGTTGTTGTTGGCAGGCTCACTTTTGTAGCACCTGCTGAAGGGGAACGTTACTTCCTCAGATTATTACTGATGCATGTGGATAGCCCGCGATCCTTTGATCATCTCCGAACTGTTGATGGATATAAGTGTGCCACTTTTCAGGAGACAGCTCTGCGGCTGAAATTGCTAGAGGAAGACAACGCTGTCGACTTGTGCTTAGCTGAAGCGTGTGAAGTGCAAATGCCGACTGCATTCCGACAGCTCTTTTCAACAGTGCTGATCTTCTGCCAGCCAAGTGACCCCAATGCCCTTTGGTTAAAATACTACGACGCTCTCTCTGAAGATTATAGGCACCAGTATCCGAGTTCTGATAGCAGGTCAAGGGAGCTCACTGTTAGATCTGTTGAGCAATCTCTTGAAGCAATGGGGAAATCATTTAGAGACTTTGGCCTACAACATTTAAATGATTTTCAAGATGAAGAGTTCAGGCGAACAAAAGACATTATCGATGCACTTGATGCACCGATACCTCGGGACTGTATTGATGCCCGTAACACATTAAACCAAGCACAGCAGGAGGCATTTGACAGCATTATTGACCACGTTCTTAAAGGGAAACCTGGTGCATTCTTCATAGACGGGCCCGGAGGAACAGGTAAAACCTTCCTATACAATGCTCTCTATGCAGAGGTTCGTTTGATGAACAAGATTGTCCTACCAACTGCGACATCTGGAATTGCAGCATCAAATATACCTTCTGGGAGGACTGCTCACTCTCGGTTTAAAATACCGATAGATTCtgatgcttcccttgcttgcgATGTTCCTAAACAGGGCAGTCTTGCATGTTTACTAAAAGAGACATCGTTGATTATTTGGGACGAAGCTTCAATGGCAAGGAAAGAAAATGTTGAGTCATTAGACATGCTTCTACGAGACTTGTGTGATGAGAATACCCTTTTTGGTGGCAAGCTTGTGGTTTTTGGTGGCGACTTCCGTCAGGTCCTGCCCGTCCTACCCCGCAAAACACAGCGAGAAGCTGTTGCTGCTAGCTTAGTGAGTTCTGTTCTTTGGCCTCGGTTCATTAGGTTCAATCTCACTGAAAATGTTCGGGCAAGAGAAGATCCCTACTTTTCTGCGTTTTTGCTTTCTCTTGGAAATGGTGAGCTGCAAACCGGCGAGAATGACCTTGTGCAATTGCCAATGCAGATAGTACACCCATCTGAGGTCGCTTCTGATCCTATTGCCGAACTGACTGCAATTGCATTTCCCGAGGTAGATGTTTGCAGGTCCACCCCAGGCAATTTCACAACAACGGCTATACTGACCCCCCTGAATGAAgatgttgatgatatcaatgctACCCTGATAGACAAATTCCCTGGAGAATCTGTTATGTACAGGAGTTTTGATACAGTTCTTGATGATAATAGCGCGATCTATCCTCCTGAATTTATACACACCCTCTGCCCAGGTGGAATGAGCCCATACAAGCTCGTCTTGAAGAAAAATTGTCCAGTTCTTCTGCTTCGCAATATCCTGCCTTCGTCTGGCCTGTGCAATGGGACACGTATGATATGCAAGAATTTCTACCCGAATCTGATTGAATGCATGATCACGACTGGGCAGCACAGCGGAAGCCATGTTTTTATACCCCGAATTAGGCTTCGGCCGTCTGCATCTTCCAATTATCCTTTCCAATTTCAGAGGAAACAATTCCCTATAAAACTAAGCTTTGCAATGACGATAAACAAGTCACAAGGGCAAACACTAAGCCAAGTCTCCATCTATCTTCCCCAGCCGTGTTTCTCCCATGGTCAGCTTTATGTGGCATTGTCTCGTGCTAGAAAAGCATGTAACGTCAAAGTTGTTTCAAAACAATCTCCGGGACACCAACCTGAGCACCATGTTAGAAATGTCATCTCTTATGATGTGCTCAGATTAGCCGGTATCATATGA